One Sander vitreus isolate 19-12246 chromosome 23, sanVit1, whole genome shotgun sequence DNA window includes the following coding sequences:
- the spi2 gene encoding transcription factor Spi-C encodes MYWTAGVPVDERSAPVDDDSCEWRWTCYEQPIIKPALQPLLARDLPALSHNTTATLSERGSLPNFVSTRQPTKHTAGCGGKVRLFHFLFEMLEDPTMAHCVSWVPAAAGVFRFSSTNKDQVAALWGQRKGNKRPMTYQKMSRALRNYARSGEIFKVKKKLTYQFSRETLMSLHKFQQGDLLRGRDFV; translated from the exons ATGTACTGGACTGCAGGTGTGCCTGTAGATGAAAGAAGTGCACCTGTGGATGATGACTCATGCGAGTGGCGCTGGACGTGCTATGAGCAGCCC ATTATCAAACCTGCACTTCAGCCTTTGCTGGCACGCGACCTGCCAGCTCTCAGCCATAATACAACAGCAACACTGTCTGAGCGTGGATCACTGCCAAACTTTGTATCAACAAGACAACCTACTAAACACACAGCGGGGTGTG GTGGAAAGGTGCGACTCTTTCACTTTCTGTTTGAGATGTTGGAGGATCCGACCATGGCCCACTGTGTGTCCTGGGTGCCAGCAGCCGCCGGCGTTTTCCGCTTTTCCTCCACGAACAAGGACCAGGTGGCAGCACTGTGGGGGCAGAGAAAGGGCAACAAGAGGCCCATGACTTACCAGAAGATGTCCCGCGCCCTCAGGAACTACGCCCGGTCCGGAGAGATCTTCAAGGTGAAGAAGAAGCTCACCTACCAGTTCAGCCGAGAGACACTGATGTCACTGCATAAGTTTCAACAAGGAGATTTGTTACGTGGACGAGATTTTGTGTAG